Proteins encoded by one window of Kribbella italica:
- a CDS encoding alpha/beta fold hydrolase: protein MEVVVRSDVLAVPGAQLYYEVRGAGPVLLLICGGVYDAEAYAPLAEAFAGRYTVVTYDRRGNSRSPLEGEPSAQEISTHAEDARRLLEVVSPGAPAEVFGNSSGAIIALELAARCPEVVGTVVAHEPPLFHLLPDRAHWSQLMDDVEETFRAGGPWAALEVFNAGFAGGEEAEAPAGEDELGPGSIPEPSGEVQERMQRNFGFFIGYEVPSFGRYRVELEQLDGVRVVAGVGELSAEEPPGRAASALAEGMGQTASVFPGDHGGFGSAAEGFAVVLDRVLREGA, encoded by the coding sequence GTGGAGGTTGTCGTGCGGAGTGATGTGTTGGCGGTTCCCGGCGCGCAGTTGTACTACGAGGTGCGTGGCGCGGGGCCTGTGCTGTTGTTGATCTGTGGGGGCGTGTACGACGCTGAGGCCTATGCGCCGTTGGCCGAGGCGTTTGCCGGGCGGTACACGGTGGTGACTTATGACCGGCGGGGGAACTCCCGGAGTCCGTTGGAGGGGGAGCCCTCGGCGCAGGAGATCTCGACGCATGCTGAGGATGCTCGGCGGTTGTTGGAGGTGGTGTCTCCGGGGGCGCCGGCTGAGGTGTTCGGGAACAGTTCGGGGGCGATCATCGCGCTGGAGCTGGCGGCTCGGTGTCCGGAGGTGGTGGGGACTGTGGTGGCGCATGAGCCGCCGTTGTTTCACCTGTTGCCGGATCGGGCTCACTGGAGCCAGTTGATGGATGACGTGGAGGAGACGTTCCGGGCGGGTGGGCCTTGGGCTGCGTTGGAGGTGTTCAACGCGGGGTTCGCCGGGGGCGAGGAGGCTGAGGCGCCTGCTGGGGAGGACGAGCTGGGGCCGGGGTCCATTCCTGAGCCGAGTGGTGAGGTTCAGGAGCGGATGCAGCGGAACTTCGGGTTCTTCATCGGGTACGAGGTGCCGTCGTTCGGGCGGTACCGGGTGGAGTTGGAGCAGTTGGACGGCGTGCGGGTGGTGGCGGGGGTGGGGGAGCTGTCCGCCGAGGAGCCGCCGGGGCGGGCGGCGAGTGCTTTGGCTGAAGGGATGGGGCAGACGGCCTCCGTGTTCCCGGGGGACCACGGAGGATTCGGGAGTGCGGCCGAGGGGTTTGCGGTGGTGCTGGACCGGGTGCTCAGAGAGGGAGCGTGA
- a CDS encoding isocitrate/isopropylmalate family dehydrogenase — protein sequence MNPTPRSYRLGILLGDGIGPEIVPAAVEVMDAAVVAAGAAPIEWVPLPLGAAAIETHGSALPAATLETLGELDGWLLGPHDSAAYPEPHRSELNPSGAIRKHFDLYANIRPARSFDDRGTDLVVVRENTEGFYADRNTFAGTGEYMPTKDVAIAMGVFTRPAIERIAREAFELARRRRRHLTVVHKANVLRVSTGMFLAICREIAADYPEVEVDDFHIDAMTVHLVRRAADFDVVVTENMFGDILSDLAGELAGSLGIAPSVNASAERAMAQAAHGSAPDIAGRDLANPTAMIGSGGMLLDWLGRRCDDPAASKAAQLVDDALFATIRAGVSTRDLGGTAGTAEFGSAVAKAIASA from the coding sequence GTGAACCCCACCCCCCGCAGCTACCGGCTCGGCATCCTGCTCGGCGACGGCATCGGCCCGGAGATCGTCCCGGCCGCGGTCGAGGTGATGGACGCGGCCGTCGTCGCGGCCGGTGCGGCGCCGATCGAGTGGGTCCCGCTGCCGCTGGGCGCCGCGGCGATCGAGACGCACGGCAGCGCGCTGCCGGCCGCGACGCTGGAGACGCTCGGTGAGCTCGATGGTTGGCTGCTCGGCCCGCACGACAGCGCGGCGTACCCGGAACCGCATCGCTCGGAGCTCAATCCGAGTGGCGCGATCCGCAAGCACTTCGACCTGTACGCGAACATCCGGCCGGCTCGGTCCTTCGACGATCGCGGGACCGATCTGGTGGTGGTGCGGGAGAACACCGAGGGGTTCTACGCCGACCGGAACACGTTCGCCGGCACGGGGGAGTACATGCCGACGAAGGACGTCGCGATCGCGATGGGCGTGTTCACGCGCCCGGCGATCGAGCGGATCGCGCGGGAGGCGTTCGAGCTGGCCAGGCGGCGGCGCAGGCACCTGACGGTCGTGCACAAGGCGAACGTGCTGCGGGTGTCGACCGGGATGTTCCTGGCGATCTGCCGGGAGATCGCCGCGGACTATCCCGAGGTCGAGGTCGACGACTTCCACATCGACGCGATGACCGTGCACCTGGTACGCCGGGCCGCCGACTTCGACGTCGTGGTGACGGAGAACATGTTCGGCGACATCCTGTCCGATCTGGCGGGTGAGCTGGCCGGGTCGCTCGGGATCGCGCCGTCGGTGAACGCGTCGGCCGAGCGGGCGATGGCACAGGCGGCGCATGGTTCGGCGCCGGACATCGCGGGGCGCGACCTGGCGAACCCGACGGCGATGATCGGCTCCGGTGGGATGCTGCTGGATTGGCTGGGGCGCCGGTGCGATGACCCGGCAGCGAGCAAGGCGGCCCAGTTGGTCGACGACGCGTTGTTCGCGACGATCCGCGCGGGGGTCAGCACGAGGGACCTGGGCGGCACGGCCGGTACGGCGGAGTTCGGTTCCGCTGTAGCCAAGGCGATTGCGTCGGCATGA
- a CDS encoding glycine--tRNA ligase yields MQDALLALTKYWTDRGCMVVQPFNTEVGAGTLNPATILRVLGPEPWRVAYVEPSVRPDDSRYGENPNRLQTHTQFQVVLKPDPGNPQELFLASLEVLGIDIHAHDVRFVEDNWANPATGSWGLGWEVWLDGLEITQFTYFQQAGGMTLDPVSVEITYGIERIMMALQGVSHFKDIAYAPGISYGEAFGQAEYEMSRYYLDDADVESQKRLFEEYAAEARRMLDARLPVPAHVNVLRCSHTFNVLDSRGAVSTTERAKAFGRMRTLAREVAQLWAERRTELEYPLGKAELPPAAPEPTEFPKVSGTRQLLFEIGTEEMPPSEVAKTAESVRKALTEKLAATRLGHGKVTTYATPRRVVAFVTEVQAFEPDAEKVARGPKKAAAFDADGNITKAAAGFARGQGVDPSELHDLDVGGVVHVAVTKPDPGRGAAEVLSGVLSEIVTGLRSDKNMRWNDAKLSFTRPVRWLVALLGDQVVPVAASTLTAGRITRVHRTAAQPTVEIAAAEGYLDLLRIHGIEADPAKRRTQIVEAAQELAATVGGSVDVEGESALIDQIVNLVEEPTAILGGFEPAYLDLPGEILTTVMRKHQRYLPVRSADGKLLPHFVAVANGAVKPDVVRGGNEGVLRARYEDASFFWRADLQTSPETMKGELDKLAFEQKLGSMAQRAGRIGRIAQSLGKTVDLDGDDLTTLNRAAELAKFDLGSQMVVELTSLAGTMAREYARRAGETEAVAQALFDMELPRSAGDPVPATIPGALLALADRFDLLAGLFAIGAKPTGSSDPFALRRAAAGVVAILREHPSLRAITLPVGLAAAAEQIGAQGIDVPAESLAEVSEFSVRRYEQQLIDRGDDHLQVAAVLPLAEAPALADETLAELQRQVETDGFAELVAVLQRARRIVPPDTAPTYDASKLTEPAEVVLHEAVQKVTPAPTTLAEFVPAASVLVEPITTFFEEILVMAEDPEVKAARLGLLATIRDLAAPVLDWQALGTSLN; encoded by the coding sequence ATGCAGGACGCGCTGCTCGCGCTGACGAAGTACTGGACCGACCGGGGCTGCATGGTGGTGCAGCCGTTCAACACCGAGGTGGGTGCCGGCACGCTGAACCCGGCCACCATCCTGCGGGTGCTGGGTCCCGAGCCGTGGCGGGTCGCGTACGTCGAGCCGAGTGTGCGCCCCGACGACAGCCGCTACGGCGAGAACCCGAACCGGCTGCAGACGCACACCCAGTTCCAGGTGGTGCTCAAGCCGGACCCGGGCAACCCGCAGGAACTGTTCCTGGCCAGCCTGGAAGTGCTCGGCATCGACATCCACGCCCACGACGTGCGCTTCGTCGAGGACAACTGGGCCAACCCCGCGACCGGTTCCTGGGGACTCGGCTGGGAGGTCTGGCTGGACGGGCTGGAGATCACCCAGTTCACCTACTTCCAGCAGGCCGGCGGCATGACGCTCGACCCGGTGTCGGTGGAGATCACCTACGGCATCGAGCGGATCATGATGGCGCTGCAGGGCGTCTCGCACTTCAAGGACATCGCGTACGCGCCGGGCATCTCGTACGGCGAGGCGTTCGGCCAGGCCGAGTACGAGATGAGCCGGTACTACCTCGACGACGCCGACGTGGAGAGCCAGAAGCGGCTCTTCGAGGAGTACGCCGCCGAGGCGCGCCGGATGCTGGACGCGCGCCTGCCGGTCCCGGCGCACGTCAACGTGCTGCGCTGCTCGCACACCTTCAACGTGCTCGACTCCCGCGGCGCGGTCAGTACGACGGAACGCGCGAAGGCGTTCGGCCGGATGCGCACGCTGGCTCGTGAGGTCGCGCAGCTGTGGGCCGAGCGGCGGACCGAGCTGGAGTACCCGCTGGGCAAGGCCGAGCTGCCGCCCGCGGCGCCGGAGCCGACCGAGTTCCCGAAGGTCAGTGGGACCCGTCAGCTGCTGTTCGAGATCGGTACCGAGGAGATGCCGCCGTCGGAGGTCGCGAAGACCGCCGAGTCGGTGCGCAAGGCCCTCACCGAGAAGCTGGCCGCGACGCGGCTCGGCCACGGCAAGGTGACGACGTACGCGACCCCGCGCCGGGTGGTTGCCTTCGTCACCGAGGTGCAGGCGTTCGAGCCGGACGCGGAGAAGGTTGCCCGAGGCCCCAAGAAGGCCGCGGCGTTCGATGCCGACGGCAACATCACGAAGGCCGCCGCCGGGTTCGCCCGCGGTCAGGGTGTCGACCCGTCCGAGCTGCACGACCTGGACGTCGGCGGTGTGGTCCATGTCGCGGTGACCAAGCCCGACCCGGGGCGCGGTGCCGCCGAGGTGCTGAGCGGCGTACTGAGCGAGATCGTCACCGGCCTGCGCTCGGACAAGAACATGCGCTGGAACGACGCCAAGCTGTCCTTCACCCGCCCGGTGCGCTGGCTGGTCGCGCTGCTCGGTGACCAGGTCGTCCCGGTCGCCGCGTCGACGCTGACCGCCGGCCGGATCACCCGCGTGCACCGGACGGCGGCCCAGCCGACCGTCGAGATCGCGGCCGCCGAGGGGTACCTCGACCTGCTCCGGATCCACGGCATCGAGGCCGACCCGGCCAAGCGTCGTACACAGATCGTCGAAGCGGCGCAGGAGCTGGCGGCCACGGTCGGCGGCAGCGTCGACGTCGAGGGCGAGTCCGCGCTGATCGACCAGATCGTCAACCTGGTCGAGGAACCGACCGCGATCCTGGGTGGCTTCGAGCCGGCGTACCTGGACCTGCCGGGCGAGATCCTGACCACGGTGATGCGCAAGCACCAGCGGTACCTGCCGGTGCGTTCAGCGGACGGGAAGCTGCTTCCGCACTTCGTTGCCGTGGCCAACGGTGCGGTCAAGCCGGACGTCGTCCGTGGCGGCAACGAGGGCGTGCTGCGGGCGCGGTACGAGGATGCCAGCTTCTTCTGGCGGGCCGATCTGCAGACCTCGCCGGAGACGATGAAGGGCGAGCTGGACAAACTGGCCTTCGAGCAGAAGCTCGGCTCGATGGCCCAGCGGGCCGGCCGGATCGGGCGGATCGCGCAGTCGCTCGGCAAGACCGTCGACCTCGACGGCGACGACCTGACCACGCTGAACCGGGCCGCCGAGCTGGCGAAGTTCGACCTCGGTTCGCAGATGGTCGTCGAGCTGACCAGCCTGGCCGGGACGATGGCGCGCGAGTACGCGCGTCGCGCCGGCGAGACCGAAGCGGTCGCCCAGGCCCTGTTCGACATGGAGCTGCCGCGCTCGGCCGGCGATCCGGTGCCGGCGACGATCCCGGGCGCGCTGCTCGCGCTGGCCGACCGGTTCGATCTGCTCGCCGGGCTGTTCGCGATCGGCGCGAAGCCGACCGGTTCGTCGGATCCGTTCGCCCTGCGGCGGGCCGCGGCTGGTGTGGTCGCGATCCTGCGCGAGCACCCGTCGTTGCGGGCGATCACGCTCCCCGTCGGCCTCGCCGCGGCCGCCGAGCAGATCGGTGCCCAGGGCATCGACGTACCGGCCGAGTCGCTGGCCGAGGTGTCCGAGTTCTCCGTACGCCGCTACGAGCAGCAGCTGATCGACCGCGGCGACGACCACCTCCAGGTGGCGGCGGTCCTCCCGCTCGCCGAGGCCCCGGCCCTCGCCGACGAGACCCTGGCCGAGCTCCAGCGCCAGGTCGAGACGGACGGCTTCGCCGAGCTCGTCGCCGTACTCCAGCGCGCCCGCCGGATCGTCCCGCCGGACACCGCCCCGACGTACGACGCCAGCAAGCTGACCGAGCCCGCCGAGGTCGTCCTCCACGAGGCCGTCCAGAAGGTCACCCCCGCACCGACGACCCTCGCCGAGTTCGTCCCCGCGGCATCGGTCCTGGTCGAGCCCATCACCACGTTCTTCGAGGAGATCCTGGTCATGGCCGAAGACCCGGAGGTCAAGGCCGCCCGCCTGGGCCTGCTCGCCACCATCCGCGACCTGGCCGCCCCGGTCCTCGACTGGCAGGCCCTCGGCACCAGCCTGAACTGA
- a CDS encoding TetR/AcrR family transcriptional regulator produces the protein MTADKPLRADAQRKREALLATAREVFDAGGFFDLRFDDFARLAGVGTGTLYRHFPTREALAEAVYHGEVATLCDRARQLQATLPAAEALATFLRGMVDHIDAHEGLARTLATLMTTRSGALTEGSRALEQAVTDLVAAAVQDGTVRDDVDAGAVMMALHGIGAAHDRPHWRAEADDVITLVLDGLRRPR, from the coding sequence ATGACCGCCGACAAGCCACTGCGGGCTGACGCCCAGCGCAAGCGCGAGGCCCTGCTCGCCACAGCCCGGGAGGTCTTCGACGCCGGAGGCTTCTTCGACCTGCGCTTCGATGACTTCGCCCGCCTGGCCGGGGTGGGCACCGGCACGCTGTACCGCCACTTCCCCACCCGGGAGGCACTGGCCGAGGCGGTCTACCACGGGGAGGTCGCCACGCTGTGCGACCGCGCCCGCCAGCTACAGGCCACGCTGCCCGCGGCGGAGGCTTTGGCGACTTTCCTGCGCGGCATGGTCGACCACATCGATGCCCACGAAGGCCTGGCCCGGACGCTGGCCACGCTCATGACCACCCGCTCGGGTGCCCTCACCGAAGGCAGCCGGGCGCTGGAGCAGGCTGTCACCGACCTGGTGGCCGCCGCCGTACAGGACGGCACCGTTCGCGACGACGTGGATGCCGGGGCCGTGATGATGGCGCTGCACGGCATCGGCGCGGCCCATGACCGCCCCCACTGGCGAGCCGAAGCCGACGATGTCATCACCCTCGTGCTGGACGGGCTGCGCCGCCCGCGATGA
- a CDS encoding GDSL-type esterase/lipase family protein — MPDALWTGYRFREVDADGWSTFWRLDPRGQATGLHDWHGRADRPGHRLWSRAATPAGVRASWRTTATEVRLELRAALDIYTKLAPVDFLVNGELYRRHELEIGEQQLVVDLPGDDVDLTIWLPQAGAIAVRTTSFTGDAIPSPPTGPRWLTYGSSITQCTGAYGPSETWPALVARRHGWDLTAMGFSGECHLDPIAARTIRDTPARLISLCLGINIYGGATFSGRTLPGQVESFLHTVRDGHPHTPIVLITPLVAPEHEGKPNEVGLTLDDVRACIELGARSLADPDLQLIDGRTILTPEEAKALYADDLHPGPDGYRLIADRLAPLLTLPL, encoded by the coding sequence ATGCCTGATGCCCTCTGGACCGGCTACCGCTTCCGCGAGGTCGACGCCGACGGCTGGTCGACCTTCTGGCGCCTCGACCCCCGCGGCCAGGCGACCGGCCTCCACGATTGGCACGGACGCGCCGACCGTCCCGGCCATCGCCTCTGGTCCCGGGCCGCAACGCCGGCCGGCGTACGAGCCTCCTGGCGCACGACAGCCACCGAAGTACGCCTCGAGCTCCGCGCCGCCCTCGACATCTACACCAAGCTCGCGCCCGTCGACTTCCTCGTCAACGGCGAGCTCTACCGGCGACACGAGCTGGAGATCGGCGAGCAGCAACTCGTCGTCGACCTCCCCGGCGACGACGTCGACCTGACCATCTGGCTCCCCCAGGCCGGCGCGATCGCCGTACGAACGACGAGTTTCACCGGCGACGCGATCCCCTCCCCACCGACCGGCCCCCGCTGGCTCACGTACGGCAGCTCGATCACCCAGTGCACCGGCGCCTACGGCCCGTCCGAAACCTGGCCGGCCCTCGTTGCCCGCCGCCACGGCTGGGACCTCACCGCCATGGGCTTCTCCGGCGAGTGCCACCTCGACCCCATCGCCGCCCGGACGATCCGCGACACCCCGGCCAGACTCATCTCCCTCTGCCTGGGCATCAACATCTACGGCGGCGCCACCTTCAGCGGCCGCACGCTCCCCGGCCAGGTCGAGTCCTTCCTGCACACGGTCCGCGACGGCCACCCGCACACGCCGATCGTCCTGATCACCCCGCTCGTCGCGCCGGAGCACGAGGGCAAGCCCAACGAGGTCGGCCTCACCCTCGACGACGTCCGCGCCTGCATCGAGCTCGGCGCCCGCTCACTCGCCGACCCCGACCTCCAACTCATCGACGGCCGCACGATCCTCACCCCCGAAGAAGCCAAGGCCCTGTACGCCGACGACCTCCACCCCGGCCCCGACGGCTACCGCCTGATCGCCGACCGCCTCGCCCCGCTGCTCACGCTCCCTCTCTGA
- a CDS encoding GntR family transcriptional regulator, whose product MDEQNGNRPTKAEAAYGLVRARILSGELVAGAVIQQGPLARDLGISTTPLREALRRLMSDGLVELDAHRDARVTSLTAEEARDLLEIRRSLDPLAAGLAAERRTRAELDTIRATATELLPLRADPASYELATHRRFHSAIYQASHNHLLIQSLDALWDKADRYRRLALETGRSEEDLERTRADHLALVEAIATRDSETAAAVMLAHVNASLGARAATHLHEGDNAHA is encoded by the coding sequence ATGGACGAGCAGAACGGGAACCGCCCGACCAAGGCGGAGGCGGCGTACGGGCTGGTCCGCGCCCGGATCCTGAGCGGCGAACTGGTCGCCGGCGCGGTGATCCAGCAAGGCCCGCTGGCCCGCGACCTGGGCATCAGTACGACGCCCCTGCGCGAGGCGCTGCGCCGCTTGATGAGCGACGGCCTCGTCGAGCTGGACGCCCATCGCGACGCCCGGGTGACCTCACTGACCGCCGAGGAAGCGCGCGACCTGCTGGAGATCCGTCGCTCACTCGACCCATTGGCCGCAGGCCTAGCCGCCGAGCGCCGTACGCGGGCCGAGCTGGACACGATCCGAGCCACCGCGACCGAGCTGCTCCCCCTGCGCGCCGACCCGGCGTCGTACGAGCTGGCCACGCACCGCCGCTTTCACTCCGCGATCTACCAGGCGTCCCACAACCACCTGCTGATCCAGTCGCTCGACGCCCTGTGGGACAAGGCCGACCGCTACCGCCGCCTCGCGCTGGAGACCGGCCGCTCGGAGGAAGACTTGGAACGCACCCGCGCGGACCACCTGGCCTTGGTCGAAGCCATCGCCACCCGCGACAGCGAAACCGCGGCCGCCGTCATGCTCGCCCACGTTAACGCCAGCCTCGGCGCCCGAGCCGCCACCCACCTGCACGAAGGCGACAACGCTCATGCCTGA
- a CDS encoding 2-dehydropantoate 2-reductase N-terminal domain-containing protein encodes MKILMVGRGVIATIYGWALHQAGHDVEFSVRPGRAATYGDTVDLDLLDTRRRVWGQRVVEKWPVRYREALEPDHGFDLIVLSVPHHRLTEAAAFLAPRVGQATVLVFGNLWTEPTAAIGALPLDRIAWGFPQAGGGFDADGVLRGMLLPSVVFGTLGQPPTDRERAVRQAFREAGLRIKERTDFRGWLWVHFVSDAGLLSQGLRRGSLSRLAGSTTALREGLLTGRELLPLLEARGLDLRRHRVAVLPFRTPWLTAPVLAWLTAHFALARVSLTAHSDPDAEEPREVCRDTLAEARRLGVSVPRLEAAEPHFAREGTGRV; translated from the coding sequence GTGAAGATCCTGATGGTCGGCCGAGGCGTGATCGCCACCATTTACGGCTGGGCCCTGCACCAGGCGGGCCACGACGTCGAGTTCTCCGTCCGGCCGGGCCGCGCGGCGACGTACGGGGACACGGTGGATCTCGACCTGCTCGATACGCGGCGCCGGGTGTGGGGGCAGCGCGTCGTCGAGAAGTGGCCGGTGCGCTACCGCGAGGCGCTGGAGCCGGACCACGGCTTCGACCTGATCGTGCTCAGCGTGCCGCACCACCGCCTCACCGAGGCGGCGGCCTTCCTGGCCCCGCGCGTCGGCCAGGCCACGGTGCTGGTCTTCGGCAACCTCTGGACCGAGCCGACAGCCGCGATCGGCGCACTTCCCCTCGACCGGATCGCCTGGGGCTTTCCCCAGGCCGGTGGCGGCTTCGACGCGGACGGCGTGCTCCGCGGGATGCTGCTGCCCTCGGTCGTCTTCGGCACTCTCGGCCAGCCCCCGACCGACCGGGAGCGGGCCGTGCGCCAGGCGTTTCGCGAAGCCGGGCTCCGGATCAAGGAGCGGACCGACTTCCGCGGCTGGCTGTGGGTCCATTTCGTGTCGGACGCGGGTCTTCTCTCCCAGGGGCTGCGGCGGGGATCCCTGTCCCGGCTGGCCGGCTCGACGACCGCCCTGCGGGAGGGGCTGCTGACCGGCCGCGAACTGCTGCCGCTTCTCGAGGCGCGTGGCCTCGACCTGCGCCGTCACCGCGTCGCCGTGCTGCCGTTCCGGACGCCCTGGCTGACGGCCCCCGTTCTCGCCTGGCTGACCGCTCACTTCGCGCTCGCGCGCGTGAGTCTCACGGCGCACTCCGACCCCGACGCCGAGGAGCCGCGTGAGGTCTGCCGGGACACCCTGGCCGAAGCGCGGAGGTTGGGCGTCTCGGTACCGCGCTTGGAAGCGGCGGAACCACACTTCGCCCGGGAGGGCACGGGCCGAGTCTGA